In the genome of Raphanus sativus cultivar WK10039 chromosome 4, ASM80110v3, whole genome shotgun sequence, one region contains:
- the LOC108855802 gene encoding uncharacterized protein LOC108855802 has translation MAFLCSSLPSYSSIPIFSKSNTDGFRSSSSCRLRLRPISASHILAPSIDRSAIVISETVSEDELWAAACLRVRTFNELNPSSYNIQDHRRYLAEREFEALKERVSGKREGFTRVSCVNATLPLSQLSNSSEDLCSACKFSDGIEDRVVVGSLDLNQCRWLPDEIAGTKPEGLSVDFARAYLSNVCVAKELHRNGVGYKLIEKSIVVAREWGITDMYVHVTVVNEAAKRLYMKCGFVQESAEPAWQARYLNRPQRLLLWLSLPTTTS, from the exons ATGGCGTTTCTCTGTTCATCTCTTCCTTCATACTCCTCTATCCCCATTTTCAGCAAGTCAAACACAGATGGATTCCGGTCGTCCTCTTCCTGTAGACTCCGGTTACGACCGATATCTGCCTCGCACATTCTTGctccatcgatcgacaggtcAGCGATCGTCATATCCGAAACAGTGTCGGAAGACGAGCTTTGGGCAGCAGCTTGCCTCCGCGTGCGGACCTTCAACGAACTCAACCCTTCTTCTTACAATATACAA GATCACAGAAGATACTTGGCAGAGCGCGAGTTCGAGGCGCTTAAGGAGAGAGTTTCGGGAAAGAGGGAAGGTTTTACGCGGGTGTCCTGCGTAAACGCTACTCTTCCTTTGTCGCAGCTATCAAACTCTTCTGAGGATTTATGCTCTGCATGTAAG TTCTCTGATGGGATAGAAGATAGAGTTGTGGTGGGGAGCCTTGATCTTAACCAATGCCGTTGGCTTCCTGATGAAATCGCTGGTACAAAACCAGAG GGGCTTAGTGTGGATTTTGCGAGGGCATACTTGAGCAACGTATGTGTTGCGAAAGAGCTGCATCGCAATGGAGTTGGATACAAACTCATTGAGAAGTCCATAGTAGTTGCTAGAGAATGGG GGATAACGGATATGTACGTGCATGTGACGGTGGTCAATGAAGCAGCGAAGAGGTTATACATGAAATGTGGGTTCGTGCAAGAGAGTGCTGAGCCGGCGTGGCAAGCTCGATACCTCAACAGGCCACAACGGCTACTCCTCTGGCTCTCCCTCCCAACTACCACCTCCTAA
- the LOC108855803 gene encoding tetraspanin-7 gives MVECSNNLVGILNFFTFLLSVPILSAGIWLGKNAATECERFLDKPIVVLGIFLMFVSIAGLVGACCRVSCLLWLYLFAMFLLILLGFCFTIFAFVVTNRGAGEVLSDRGYKEYRVGDYSNWLQKRVSNAENWDRIRSCLVYSNVCSTFSSRYASVKVNEFYKTNLNALQSGCCKPSNDCNFTYVSPTNWTKTTGPYTNEDCNVWDNKPGTLCYNCQACKAGLLDNLRNSWKKVAEVNIVFLVFLIIVYSVGCCAFRNNRKRRWR, from the exons atggTCGAGTGTAGCAATAATCTTGTCGGAATCCTCAACTTCTTCACCTTCCTCCTCTCGGTCCCCATCCTCTCCGCCGGGATCTGGCTCGGCAAAAACGCAGCCACCGAATGTGAGCGTTTCCTCGACAAACCGATCGTCGTTCTCGGAATCTTCCTCATGTTCGTCTCCATCGCCGGTCTCGTCGGCGCTTGCTGCCGTGTCTCTTGCCTCCTGTGGCTCTACCTTTTCGCTATGTTCCTTCTCATACTCCTCGGGTTCTGTTTCACCATATTTGCCTTCGTCGTCACCAACCGCGGCGCCGGCGAGGTTTTGTCGGATAGAGGGTATAAGGAGTACCGTGTTGGAGACTACTCCAACTGGCTGCAGAAGCGAGTTAGCAACGCTGAGAATTGGGATCGGATCAGGAGCTGCTTGGTTTACTCCAACGTGTGTTCCACTTTCAGTAGTCGCTACGCTAGTGTCAAAGTTAACGAGTTCTACAAGACTAATCTCAATGCCCTTCAG TCTGGTTGCTGTAAGCCGTCCAATGACTGTAACTTCACCTACGTGAGCCCGACTAATTGGACAAAGACTACTGGTCCATACACCAACGAGGACTGTAACGTCTGGGACAACAAACCGGGGACTCTATGCTACAACTGCCAAGCCTGCAAGGCCGGTCTGCTTGATAACCTCAGAAATTCCTGGAAAAAAGTGGCTGAGGTGAACATTGTCTTCCTAGTATTCCTCATTATCGTCTACTCTGTTGGGTGTTGTGCCTTCAGGAACAACAGGAAACGGCGATGGCGTTAG
- the LOC130494328 gene encoding uncharacterized protein LOC130494328, producing MKGLEMVVTSFSSTPPIFFSLGAADPQASSSSLRGRFTIPLTPYSSSLLKGLRRHQDPTRARGGAVRVLANPNASSPPPGKVKAKKEVIMVDPLEAKRLAAKQMEVIKGRERQQRRREIEAINGAWAIIGLTIGLIIEAQTGKGILAQLVGYWSALLHLFTPST from the exons ATGAAAGGCTTAGAAATGGTGGTGACGTCTTTCTCTTCAACGCCGCCTATCTTCTTCTCCCTTGGAGCTGCTGATCCTCAAGCTTCTTCTTCCAGTCTCCGTGGACGCTTTACGATTCCTTTGACTCCCTATTCCTCTTCTCTACT AAAGGGACTAAGAAGACACCAAGATCCAACAAGAGCCAGAGGTGGAGCAGTTCGAGTCCTAGCAAACCCAAAT GCATCATCTCCTCCTCCAGGAAAAGTAAAGGCGAAAAAGGAGGTGATCATGGTAGACCCTCTTGAGGCCAAGCGATTAGCAGCGAAGCAAATGGAAGTGATCAAAGGCAGAGAGAGGCAACAGAGAAGGCGTGAAATAGAGGCTATTAACGGAGCCTGGGCAATCATAGGACTCACCATAGGCCTTATAATCGAAGCCCAAACTGGGAAGGGTATCTTGGCTCAG TTGGTTGGTTATTGGTCTGCGCTTCTGCATCTATTCACTCCATCAACATAG
- the LOC108855806 gene encoding cytochrome c oxidase subunit 6b-3 gives MEDEIELKTAPADFRFPTTNQTRHCFTRYIEFHRCTTAKGEDSSDCERFAKYYRALCPGEWVDKWNEQRETGTFPGPL, from the exons ATGGAGGATGAG ATTGAACTGAAAACTGCTCCTGCTGATTTCCGGTTCCCTACAACGAACCAGACAAGGCATTGCTTCACCCGTTACATTGAGTTCCACAG GTGCACAACTGCAAAGGGTGAGGACTCCAGTGACTGCGAGAGATTCGCCAAATACTACCGCGCTCTCTGCCCTGGAGAATGG GTTGACAAGTGGAATGAGCAGAGGGAGACTGGAACTTTCCCTGGTCCTCTCTGA
- the LOC108855801 gene encoding ribosome biogenesis ATPase RIX7-like, whose product MEQKSVLFSALGVGVGLGLGLASGQGLGKWANGSVSAEDGLTGEKIEQELTRQIVDGRESGVTFDEFPYFLSEKTRLLLTNAAYVHLKQFDISKHTRNLAPASKAILLSGPAEFYQQMLAKALAHYFESKLLLLDVTDFSIKIQSKYGCVKKEPSHKRSISELTLDKMSNLVGSFSMLTQGEATRGTLRRLTSGNDLTSRGSEGSSHPPPQLKRNASAASDISSVSSRSATSVSVLLSLQVLVSVSEASPIIIYLRDVEKLLQSERFYKLFQRLLSKLSGPVLLLGSRLLEPEDDCQEVGEGVSALFPYNIEIRPPEDESQLMSWKTRFEDDMKLIQFQDNKNHIAEVLAANDLECDDLGSICHADTMFLSSHIEEIVVTAISYHLMNNREPEYKNGRLVISSNSLSHGLSIFQEGHSSLKMERNSDSKGEESEGVINSEVKSESIPSEKNECPLPPKAPVNEVPPDNEFEKRIRPEVIPADEIGVTFADIGSLDETKESLQELVMLPLRRPDLFKGGLLKPCRGILLFGPPGTGKTMMAKAIANEAGASFINVSMSTITSKWFGEDEKNVRALFTLAAKVSPTIIFVDEVDSMLGQRTRAGEHEAMRKIKNEFMTHWDGLMSSPGDRILVLAATNRPFDLDEAIIRRFERRIMVGLPSVESREKILRTLLSKEKTENLDFHELAQMTDGYSGSDLKNFCTTAAYRPVRELIKHECLKDQERKKREEAEKSSEEGTEAKEEASEERVITLRALSMEDMRVAKSQVSLRNLVVFDDLVQKQKLIGLHFLQVAASFAAEGAGMNELKQWNDLYGEGGSRKKEQLSYFL is encoded by the exons ATGGAGCAGAAGAGCGTGTTGTTCTCAGCGTTAGGGGTCGGTGTTGGGTTAGGACTCGGGCTAGCGTCAGGTCAAGGTTTAGGTAAATGGGCAAACGGCTCCGTTTCTGCAGAGGATGGTCTTACCGGAGAAAAGATTGAGCAAGAGTTGACAAGGCAGATTGTTGATGGAAGAGAGAGTGGTGTCACTTTCGACGAGTTTCCTTATTTCTTAAG CGAGAAAACTAGGCTTCTATTGACAAATGCAGCTTATGTTCACCTAAAGCAGTTCGATATCTCCAAGCACACTCGTAATCTTGCACCTGCAAGTAAGGCTATTCTACTGTCTGGACCTGCGGAGTTTTATCAGCAAATGCTAGCAAAAGCATTGGCTCATTACTTTGAATCCAAACTATTGCTACTAGATGTAACAGACTTCTCTATTAAG ATACAGAGCAAGTACGGATGCGTCAAGAAGGAACCT TCTCACAAGAGGTCTATCTCTGAGCTGACGTTGGACAAAATGTCGAACCTAGTGGGATCTTTCTCTATGCTCACCCAAGGGGAAGCAACAAGAG GGACCTTGCGTAGGCTTACTAGTGGCAATGATCTTACCTCAAG GGGCTCTGAAGGTTCAAGTCACCCTCCTCCGCAACTCAAGCGAAATGCTTCTGCTGCTTCTGATATCAGTAGCGTATCTTCCCGTTCTGCAACTTCTGTTTCAG TGTTGTTATCTTTACAGGTTTTGGTTTCAGTTTCGGAAGCTAGTCCTATTATTATCTACCTGAGAGACGTTGAGAAGCTTCTTCAGTCAGAAAGGTTCTACAAACTGTTCCAGAGGCTCTTGTCTAAGCTCTCTGGTCCTGTTTTACTTCTCGGCTCAAGACTGTTGGAACCCGAAGACGACTGCCAAGAAGTAGGGGAAGGCGTTTCCGCTTTGTTTCCTTACAACATCGAGATCAGACCCCCAGAGGATGAGTCTCAGCTCATGAGCTGGAAAACAAGATTCGAAGACGACATGAAACTGATCCAGTTTCAGGACAACAAGAACCACATAGCTGAGGTTCTCGCGGCTAATGATCTAGAATGCGATGACTTAGGCTCCATATGCCATGCGGATACCATGTTCCTAAGCAGTCACATTGAGGAGATTGTGGTTACTGCAATCTCTTACCATCTGATGAACAATAGAGAACCTGAATACAAAAACGGAAGGCTTGTTATATCTTCCAACAG CTTGTCCCATGGACTGAGTATATTCCAGGAAGGTCATAGCTCCTTGAAGATGGAGAGAAACTCTGACTCCAAG GGAGAAGAAAGTGAAGGGGTGATAAACAGTGAGGTCAAGTCTGAGTCCATTCCTTCAGAAAAGAATGAATGTCCTCTGCCACCAAAAGCACCTGTAAAT GAGGTGCCTCCTGATAATGAATTTGAGAAGCGCATAAGACCAGAGGTTATCCCAGCAGATGAGATTGGTGTGACGTTTGCTGACATAGGTTCATTGGATGAAACCAAAGAATCACTTCAAGAGCTTGTCATGCTTCCCCTCCGCAGGCCTGACCTGTTCAAAGGTGGACTTCTCAAGCCCTGCAGAGGGATCCTCCTCTTTGGACCACCTGGTACCGGGAAAACCATGATGGCAAAAGCCATTGCTAACGAAGCTGGAGCTAGTTTCATAAACGTGTCCATGTCCACAATCACTTCGAAATGGTTTGGAGAAGACGAGAAGAATGTGAGAGCTTTGTTCACCTTAGCAGCCAAAGTGTCTCCGACTATTATCTTTGTGGATGAAGTGGACAGCATGCTGGGGCAGAGGACTAGAGCTGGAGAGCATGAAGCTATGAGGAAGATTAAAAACGAGTTCATGACGCATTGGGATGGGCTTATGTCGAGTCCAGGTGATAGGATTCTCGTTCTTGCAGCAACAAACAGGCCGTTTGATCTAGACGAAGCCATCATTAGGAGGTTTGAGAGAAG AATCATGGTTGGTCTCCCATCAGTAGAGAGCAGAGAGAAGATCTTGAGAACTTTACTGTCAAAAGAGAAAACGGAGAATCTTGATTTCCATGAGCTTGCACAGATGACAGATGGCTATAGTGGAAGTGACCTCAAG AACTTTTGCACAACAGCTGCATATAGACCGGTGAGGGAGCTGATAAAGCATGAGTGCTTGAAAGACcaggagaggaagaagagagaggaaGCAGAGAAGAGTAGTGAAGAGGGAACTGAAGCAAAAGAAGAAGCATCTGAGGAGAGAGTGATAACGCTGAGAGCTTTGAGCATGGAAGACATGAGAGTAGCTAAAAGCCAGGTAAGTTTAAGGAACTTAGTTGTGTTTGATGATCTTGTGCAAAAACAAAAGCTAATTGGTTTGCATTTTTTGCAGGTTGCTGCTAGTTTTGCAGCAGAAGGAGCAGGAATGAATGAACTGAAGCAGTGGAACGATTTGTATGGAGAAGGAGGGTCCAGGAAAAAGGAACAGCTCTCTTACTTCCTTTAG